GCTGAGCCCCGCGTCGTCAGAACCCGGCGCGTGATCCGCCGTCCACCGGCACCATGATCCCGGTCAGGTACGAGGCCGCGGGCGAGAGCAGGAACGCCGCGGTGCGGCCGAACTCCTGCGGCGTGCCGTAGCGCCGCAGGGGGATGCCCGCCTCGTTGGCGGCGCGGGTGGCCTCCGGGTCGGGGGAGAGGCCGTCCAGCTGGCGCATGCGGTCGGTGCCGATCCGGCCGGGCAGCACGCCGACCACCCGGATGCCGCGCGGGCCGAGCTCGTCCGCGAGGGACTTGGCGAACCCGGCGAGCCCCGGCCGCAGCCCGTTCGAGATCGTGAGGCCCGCGATCGGCTCGTACACCGAACCGGAGAGCACGAAGCCGATGACGCCGCCCTCGCCGAGCTCCGCGGCCGCGGTCCGCGCGAGGCGCACCGCGCCGAGGAACACCGACTCGAACGCCGCCTGCCACTGCTCGTCGGTGTTGTCCGCGACGAAGCCCGGCGCGGGCCCGCCGACGCTGATCAGCACGCCGTCGAAGCGGCCGAAGTGCTCACGGGCGGCGGCGACGAGCGCGGCGGCGGAGTCCGGGTCGGCGTTGTCCGCGACGACACCCACCGCGTTCGGGCCGAGCTCGGCGGCCGCCTCGTCGACCGTCTTCTGCTGACGGCCCGTGACCACGACCTTCGCGCCGTCCGCGACGAGCTCGCGGGCGGTGGCGTTGCCGAGGCCACGGGTGGCGCCGGTGACTACGTAGACACGGTTTTCCAGTCCAAGATCCATGGCCCTAGTCTCCCGCGTCCGCCCCGTAGAGCGCGAGGGCGGTATTGACCAGGCCGATGTGGCTGAATGCCTGCGGGAAGTTGCCCAGCTGACGGCGGGACGAGGGGTCGTACTCCTCCGCGAGCAGCCCCACGTCGTTGCGGAGCGCGAGCAGCCGCTCGAACAGCTCCCGCGCCTCCTTCGTACGGCCCGTCATGTGCAGGGCGTCCACCAGCCAGAACGAGCAGACGACGAAGACGCCCTCCTGTCCCGGCAGGCCGTCGATGGCCGTCTGGTCGGAGGTGTAGCGGCGCAGGAGCCCGCCGTGGCCGAGCTCGGCGTGGACCGCGTCGATGGTGCCGACGACGCGCGGGTCGTCGGGCGGCAGGAACCCCACACGCGGTATGAGCAGCAGCGACGCGTCCAGTTCGGCGGAGCCGTAGGACTGTGTGAACGTGTTGCGCTCCGGGTCGTAGCCGCGCTCGCAGACCTCGCGGTGCACCTCGTCCCGCAGCTTGCGCCACCGGTCGACGTCGCCGCGGAGCTTCGGGTTCTCCTCCAGGGCGCGCACCGTGCGGTCGGCGGCGACCCAGACCATCACCTTCGAGTACACGAAGTGCCTGCGGGGGCCGCGCACCTCCCACAGGCCCTGGTCGGGCTCCCGCCACTTCTTGTGCAGGAACTCGAGCAGGGACAGCTGGAGGTGCCAGGCGTGCGGAGGCGTGTCCAGGCCCGAACGGTCGGCGAGGGCGAGTGAGTCGACGACTTCCCCGTACACGTCGAGCTGCAGCTGTTCGACCGCTTCGTTGCCGATGCGGACCGGGGCGGAGTCCGCGTACCCGGACAGCCACGGAACCTCGTACTCCGGCAATCGGCGCTCTCCGGAGAGGCCGTACACGATCTGCAGGTCCGCCGGGTTGCCCGCGACGGCGCGCAGCAGCCAGTCGCGCCACGCCTCGGCCTCCTCCGAGAAGCCCGCGGCGAGCAGCGCGCCCAGGGTGAGGGTGGAGTCGCGCAGCCAGCAGAAGCGGTAGTCCCAGTTGCGCACGCCGCCGGGTTCCTCGGGCAGCGAGGTGGTGGGCGCGGCGACGATGCCACCCGTCGGGGCGTACGTGAGGGCCTTGAGGGTGATGAGGGAGCGGATCACCGCGTCCCGGTACGGTCCGTCGTAGTGGCACAGCGACGTCCAGGCGCGCCAGTCCTCCAGGCTGTGCTCCAGTGACTCGTACGGGTCGACGAGCGAGGGGCGCGGCTCGTGCGAGGGATGCCAGGTGAGGACGAAGGCGACCTTCTCGCCCTCCTCGACGGTGAACTCGGAGTGCGTGCCGAAGGAATGGCCCCAGGTGTGCACGGACGGCTCGCTGCGCAGCCACACGGAGTCGGGGCCCGCCACGGCGACGCGGTGGCCGTCCTTCTGGCGCATCCAGGGCACGACCGAGCCGTAGTCGAACCGGAGCCGGAGCGTGCTGCGCACGGTGACGCGGCCCTTGAGGCCCTCGACGATGCGGATGACGTCGGGGGCGCGGTCGCGCTGCGGCATGAAGTCCGTGACGCGGACGGACCCGTCCTCCGTGTCCCACTCCGAGTCGAGGACGAGGGAGTCGGAGCGGTAGGCGCGGCGGGTGCAGGCCCCCGCGTCCTTGGGTGCCATGCGCCAGTGCCCGTTCTCCTCGTCGCCGAGCAGCGAGGCGAAGCAGGCGGGGGAGTCGAAGCGGGGCAGGCAGAGCCATCCGATGGAACCGTCCCTGCCGACGAGGGCGACGGTCTGGTGGTCGCCGATGAGCGCGAGGTCCTCGATGGGCACGAGCTCTTCGGCGGGCGGGAGATCGGTGGCGGGCGCGAGGTCTTCGATGTGGCGGGACACGGATGACGGTTTCCCGGAGTCGGGCTCCGTCAATCCGGCGGAATGCGGGACTTCCGCGGCGTAATGCGGGGCTTCCGGCACGGACACCGAAGCCCTAGACGGCTGCGGGCGTCGCTTCCGGAGCCGTGGCTTCCGCGGCCGCCGTGCGGTCGCGCCGCTCCCTGCGGACCAGGACCACCCAGCCGATCGGGACGCCCGTGGCGAACAGCCACCACTGGACCGCGTACGCCATGTGCGCGCCGATGCTGCTGTGGTCGGGCTCGCCGATCAGCTCGGGGGAGCCGCCCTTCGCCTCGGGGGCGGACAGCTCGACGTAGCCGCCGAGGACCTCCTTGCCGAGGGCGTCGGCCTGCTGGCCGCTGCTGATCAGCATGATCTGACGGTCCGGAAGACCGCGGACGTCCTTGATGCCGCTGGCCGCGGACGTCTCGTCGGCCATGAGGCGGCCGGTGACGGTGATCTCGCCCTTGGGCGGCGCGGGGATCTTCGGGAAGGCGGTCTGCGGGCCGTCGGCGGGGATCCAGCCCCGGTTGACGAGCAGGACCTTGCCGTCGTCCAGGACGAACGGGGTCAGGACGTGGAAGCCGACCGCGTCGTCGGAGTTGGTGCGGCGCCGCACCACGACCTCGTGCCGAGGGTCGAACGTGCCCTTGGCGCTCACCCGGCGGTAGAGGTCCTCCTTGGGCACCTCGTGGCCGGGCGAGGTGAGCTTCTCGGCCGGTACCGGGTCGGCGTTCAGCGCGTCCGAGATCCGCTGGTTCTGGGCGACCCGGTTCTCGTGGCGGTGCAGCTGCCAGAAGCCGAGCTCGACCATCACGGGGATGAGGACGAGGGCGATGAGGGTGAGGATCACCCACTGCCGGGACAACAGGAAGCGGTACACCCCACGAAGGTACCTCTCGGGTCGTGGGGTGCCCGGCGGCGGGGTCCGGTCAGACGTTGTCGACGATGCCCACCCGCCCCTCCGCGCGCGAGCAGTGGGCGCCGCAGTACCAGTGGCCCTCCACCTCGACGCCCTGGCCGATGATGCGGCACCGGCAGTGCTCGCAGATGGGCGCCATGCGGTGGATGGCGCAGGAGAAGCAGTCGAAGACGTGCACCGCCCCTTGGGCGTGCACTTCGAAGGACATGCCGTAGTCGTTTCCGCAGACCTCGCAACGTGCCATGCGCCACAGGGTGGGACGCCGCGGCGGTGCGGGGCGAGCGGTCGGCGGGCGAGTCGCGCGGCAATCACCCGTCTGACGGTTATGGCTCGGGCGCTACGACTCCGTGGCGGGCGTCACGTCCTGGAGGAGCTGTCCGAACGCCGCCTCGTCGATGACCGGCGTGCCGAACGAGCGGGCCTTGACCGTCTTGGAGGTGCCGGAGTCCGGGTCGTTGGTGACGAGCAGGCTCGTGAGGCGCGACACACTCGTCGCGATGTGCAGCCCGGCCTCCACCGCGCGGTCCTCCAGGAGTTCACGCTCCACGGAGGTGTCCCCGGAGAACGCGACCCGCATGCCCTGCTTGAGCGGTTTGCCCGGTTCGTAACGGCCCGGGTTCGGGTACGGGCACGGCGGGCGCTTCCGCGAGGGGCGCCAACTTCCGGGCCGGTACGACGAGGCGGGCGTCGGGCCCGTCGCCTGGCGGACGATGCGGGGCGCGCCGTCCGACCACTCGGTGAGCGGCCTGCACTCCAGGAGCGGCAGGCGGACGTTGCCACCGGCCGCCGCCAGCAGACTGGGGCGGAACGCCTCGGCGAGCACGCGCGCGTCGTCCAGGGCGTTGTGCGCGTGGCGCTGCTCGACGCCGAAGTGCGCGGCCAGGGACTCCAGCTTGTGGTTGGGCAGCGGGAGCGCCAGCTCCTTGGAGAGCGCGATGGTGCACAGGCGTTGGCGCACGGGGGCGGTGCGCTCCGCGCGCGCGTACTCCCTGGCGATCATCGACCAGTCGAAGACGGCGTTGTGCGCGACGAGGACGCGGCCGTCGAGGCGGGCCGCGAACTCCTCGGCGACGTCCTCGAAGAGCGGGGCGTCCGCGAGCATCTCGCTGGTCAGCCCGTGGATCCAGACGGGACCCGGGTCGCGCTGGGGGTTCACCAGCGTGTACCAGTGGTCCTCGATGTCGCCCCGGGCGCTCACGCGGTAGACGGCGGCCGACACTATGCGGTCGTCGCGGGCCAGGCCGGTGGTCTCCACGTCGACGACCGCGTATCCCGTTGGATACGCGGCCGGCCAGGGCACTGCGGACGCTGCGGTCGTGCGGTCTTCGAGCATGGTCCATGAGGATACGGGCCGCGACCGACAGTCAGGGCGCCGGTCCGAGAAGCCCGGCCACCAGAGCCCTGACGGAGGCGGCGAAAACCGCGTCAGGATCGACGGGTCCCGCGAGCGCGCGGGCGAGCGCGCCGTCCTGCTCCGCGGCCTGAGCCGTCCACAACTCCTCCTCGCCCGGCCGCTGCACGGGCGCCCGTGCGCGGGCCCGCTCGACGAGGACGTGTCCGACGACGTGGACCTGGACGGCGCGCACGGCCTCGGCGGCGCGGGCGCCGCGCAGACCCGCCTCGTGGACCTCGTGGACGAGCGTGCGCTGGGCGGGCAGGAACATCCTTTCCGTCAGGCCGCGTTCGTGGACCATCGCGACGAGGTGCGGGTGGTCGAGGAGCTGGTGGCGCAGGGCGCGGGCCACGGAGGCGACGCGCTGGACGGGGGTGCGTCCTGTGGCGCGGATCTCGCCGAGGTCGGCGAGGGTGCGCTCGACGAGGGCGTCCAGGAGCGACTCGCGGTTGCCGACGTGCCAGTAGATGGAGGTGACGGCGGTGCCGAGCTCGGCGGCGAGCGCCCGCATCGTCAGAGCCTGCGGGCCGTGCCGCTTGACGAGGTGCGCGGCGGTGTCGAGCACGACGGCCCGGTTCAGTTGCGTGCGCGTCTCTTTACCCTTCACGAGTCCTGTTGTAACTGTGTTACAGAACCGCCGCAAGTCCCGCCCGCGGACCCCCCGTCCGCGCCGACGAAGGGTGGTACGACATGGCACGCATTCGCTACGGAGCACGTGACGAGGCGGAGATCGCCGCCGCACGCACAGCGAGTTCCAAGCTCCCCGACATCTGGTCCACGGGCGTCGTGGCCGTCTGGGAGAGCGACCCGGACGTGGTCGCCGCGGTCCTCCCGCCGCCGCTGAAGCCCACCGGCCGGCCGCTGGTGCGGGTGAACATCAGCAAGGTCGACCTGCCCGGCTATCCGCTGGGCGCGGGCTCGGTCGCCGTGGCCGCCGAGCACGGGGGAGTGGAGGGCTGGTATCCGCTGGTGATGCCGATGACCCACGAGCGTGCCCTGATCGGCGGGCGCGAGGTGTTCGGGGAGCCGAAGAAGCTCGGCGAGGTGGAGGTCGAGCGGGACGGCCTGGTGGTACGTGCCCGCCTCGCCCGGCACGGCATCGCCTTCGTGGAGGTGCGGGGCGCGGTCAGCGGCGCCCTGCCGCTGCCCGAGCCGACGCAGAAGACCGACTTCTACTTCAAGTTCCTGCCCGCGGTGGACGGTTCGGGCTTCGACGCGGACCCCGTGCTCGTGCACTGCGTACGGAACGAGAAGGTCCGCAAGCTGGAGGCCGTCACCGGGGACGTGGTGCTGCGCGAGTCGATGTACGACCCGGTGGCCGACCTGCCGGTGCGCTCCCTCGTCGAGATCACCATCGGCGAGAAGACCACCGACCAGCAGGGCCGCGTCGTCGAGCGCGTCAGCGCGCAGTCCCTGCTGCCCTACATCCACCAGCGCTACGACGACCCCGCGCAGATCCTCGACGGCCCGCCCGAGGGGAGCGCCTGAGATGGAGCTGCACGCCGGGCAGGTCGCCGTCGTCACGGGCGCGGCGAGCGGCATCGGGCTCGCTATGGCGCGCAGGTTCGCGGCGGACGGCCTGCGGGTGGTGCTCGCGGACGTCGAGGAGAGCGCCCTGGAGAAGGCGGCCGCCTCCCTGCGGGAGGACGGCGCGACGGTGCACGCGCGCGTGGTCGACGTCGGAGTGCGCGAGCAGGTCTTCGCCCTCGCCGAAGAGGCGTACGACAGGTTCGGCGCCGTCCATGTGCTGTGCAACAACGCGGGGGTCGGGTCGGGCGCCGAGGGGCGCATGTGGGAGCACGAGCCGAACGACTGGAAGTGGGCCTTCGAAGTCAACGTCTGGGGCGTCTTCCACGGCATCCAGGCCTTCGTGCCCCGCATGATCGCGGGCGGCGAGCCGGGACATGTCGTCAACACCTCGTCCGGCGACGGCGGCATCGCGCCCCTGCCCACCGCCTCCGTGTACGCGGTCACCAAGGCCGCCGTCGTCACGATGACCGAGTCGCTGTACGCCCACCTGAAGGCGGAGCACGCGCGCGTGGGCGCCTCCGTGCTCTTCCCGGGCCCCCACATGCTCCGCACCGGCCTGTGGGAGTCGCACCGCAACCGGCCCGACCGGTACGCCAAGTCCCGCCCCCGCAGGACGCCTTACCGCAGTCTCGACCAGTGGGAGACCGCGATGAAGGAGGCGGGCCAGGAGATCGAGTTCACGCCGGTCGAGGAGGTCGCGGACTTCGTGGCCGAGGGCATCGCGGCCGGCCGTTTCTGGCTGCTTCCGGAGAGCGAGCACAGCGACCGGCAGATCAGGGCGAGGTCGCGCTCGATGCTCGACCGCGCCGACCCGGCGTACCTGGAGAACTTCATCCTGGACTGAAAGGGGATCCGCAGATGAGCGCTCAGGACCCTCAGGACCCGTACCTGATCATCTCCTCCGACTGCCACGCCGGTCTCCCCACCGAGGAGTACCGGCCCTACCTCGACCGCCGCTTCCACCGCGACTTCGACGACTTCCTCGGCGAGCGGGGCGCCCGCCGCGAGGAGGCCACCCGGCTCGGCATCCGCAACGACGCGTTCGCCGCCAAGTGGTTCCAGGACAACGAAGAGGGCCTGCGCGGCGGCTGGGACGCCGCACAGCGCCTCAAGGAGCTGGACGGCGACGGGGTGGCCGCCGAAGTCGTCTTCCCCGACGCGGACGCCGTCGACAGCCGCACCGCCGCGCCCTTCGGGGTCGGCCTCGGCCTCTCCGGCGACCAGGACCCCGAGCTCGGCATGGCGGGTGCCCAGGCCCACAACCGCTGGCTGGCCGACTTCGTCTCCGAGCAACCCGAACGGCATTGCGGAGTCGCTCTGTTGCCCATCACCGGAGACGTCGACCGCGTCGTCGCCGAGGTCCACCGCGCCAAGGAGTCGGGGCTCGGCGCGCTGATGATCCCCTCCATGTGGGTCGACAAGGCGCCCTACCACGACCGGCGCTACGACCCCGTGTGGGCGGCGGCTGCCGAGTGCGCGATGCCCGTGGTCACCCACTCCGGAGCGGCGCCCCGTCACGAGTACGGCGACCACCTCGGGATCTACGTCTCCGAAGTGACCTGGTGGCCGGCCCGACCCCTGTGGTTCATGCTCTGGTCCGGCGTCTTCGAACGCCACCCGGGGCTGAGGTTCGGCGTCGCCGAGTCCGGCTGCTGGTGGCTGCCGAACCTCCTGTGGTTCATGGACCGCCTCTATCTGGGCGCCCACGGAGGCAAGAAGCTCTCCCCGTTCGAGGAGCTCAAGCGTCCGCCGCACGAGTACCTGGACCGGCAGATCTTCGTCTGCGCCACCAACACCAAGCGGCGCGAGCTCGCCCAGCGGTACGAGATCGGCGTCGACAACATCCTGTGGGGCAGCGACTTCCCGCACCCCGAGGGCACCTGGCCAGCCACGCGCGCGTGGCTGCGCAAGACCTTCCACGACATTCCCGTGGCGGAGACCCGCCGCATGCTGGGGCTCGCCGCCGCCGAGGTCTTCGGCTTCGACACGGCGGCACTCGCGCCGCTGGCCCGGCGCATCGGCCCGACACCCGCCGACCTCGGCCAGGACGCCGACCAGACGTCCGTCGAGGCCTCCTGGGCCCGCTCGCGCGAGGTGGGCCGCCACTGGCTGACCGACCACGACTTCCCGGTACTGGGGGCGGACGCATGAGTGCACCACGGACGACCGAGGACCGCTACACCGTCATCTCCGCGGACTGTCACGCGGGAGCCGATCTCCTCGACTACAGGCCGTACTTGGAGTCGCGCCACCACGACGCGTTCGACGCCTGGGCGGCCACCTACGTCAATCCGTACGAGGACCTCCTCGCCGACACCGCCGACCGCAACTGGAACTCCGACCGCCGGGTCGCCGAGCTCGAAGCGGACGGCATCGTCGCCGAGGTCGTCTTCCCCAACACGATTCCGCCGTTCTTCCCCTCGGCGTCCCTCATGGCGCCGGCGCCCACCCGCGAGGAGTTCGAGCAGCGCTGGGCCGGCCTGCGCGCCCACAACCGCTGGCTCGCGGACTTCTGCGCCGCCGCGCCGGGCCGCAGGGCAGGCGTCTTCCAGATCCTGCTCAACGACGTCGACCGGGCCGTCGAGGAGATCCACCGCTCCGTGGAGGCGGGCCTGACGGGCGGCCTCATGCTGCCCGGCACCCCGCCCGGCTCGGGCCTCCCGGAGCTCTACTCGGCGGCGTACGACCCGATCTGGGCGGCCTGCGCCGATCTGGGCGTGCCCGTCAACCACCACGCGGGATCGGCCTCACCGCCGCTCGGCGAGGAACCGGCCGCCCGCGCGGTGTTCATGGTCGAGACGACGTGGTTCTCCCACCGGGCGCTGTGGCACCTCGCCTTCGGCGGGGCCTTCCGCCGCCACCCGGAGCTCAAGCTGGTCCTCACGGAGCAGGGCTCGGGGTGGGTCCCCGGGGTGCTCGACATGCTGGACTACTACCACGGGCGGCTGGTCGCCGCGGCGCGGCGGACGGGCGGCGCGGGCACGGCAGACACCGCCGAGTCGAAGTTCGGCGCGGGTCTCGCCGACGCGATGGGCAAGGGCCCCTCCGAAGTGTGGCGCGACAACTGTTTCGTGGGCGCCAGCTTCATGCGCCCCCACGAGGCGGCCCTGCGCGACCGGATCGGCCTCGACAAGATCATGTGGGGCAGCGACTACCCGCACGACGAGGGGACGTACCCCTACTCGCGCGAGGGCCTGCGCATCGCCTACGCCGGCCTCCCCAGGGAGGAGATCGCCGCCATGGTCGGCGGCAACGCGGCCGGCGTCTACGGCTTCGACCTCGACCGTCTCGGGGAGATCGCCGCGCGCGTGGGACCGACGGTCGGAGAACTGGACGAACCCCTCAAGGAGACGCCCGCCGACGCGACGAGTCCGGTGTTCGCGACGGGAGGGTCGGTACGGGTCTGGTGAGCGGGCGCGTCCGGCGAGCGGGCGGGGGTTCGGGTCGCCCCCGCCCGCTCGCCACCCGTTTGAGCCGGGACCTTTGGTGAGGATCACCAACATCCACACCCGTACCGCCGGTAATACTTGTCGGTAACAACCCCTAGTCGTGGGCGAATAGCCGTTCTACGGTGCCTGCATGTCCCCGAACCTGCCCGATGTCGTGCTGTGGTCCATCCCGGCCTTCGTGCTGCTCACCGTCGTCGAGATCGTGAGCCACCGGATCCATCCCGACGACGATGCCGCCGGGTACGAGACCAAGGACGCCGCGACCAGCATCACCATGGGGCTCGGCAGCCTCGTCTTCGACTTCCTGTGGAAGATCCCCATCGTCGCGATCTACTCGGGCGTCTACGCGCTGACCCCGCTGAGCGTGCCCATCCTGTGGTGGACGATTCCGCTGATGCTCCTCGCGCAGGACTTCTTCTACTACTGGTCGCACCGCGGCCACCACGTGATCCGCGTCCTGTGGGCCTGTCACGTGGTGCACCACTCCAGCGAGAAGTTCAACCTCACCACCGCGCTCCGCCAGCCCTGGACGAGCCTGACGGTGTGGCCGTTCTACCTGCCGCTGATCGCGCTCGGCGTCCACCCGGCGGCGCTCGCGTTCTGCTCGTCGGCCAACCTGGTCTACCAGTTCTGGATCCACACGGAGCGCATCGGGAAGCTGCCGCGCCCCGTCGAGTACGTCTTCAACACGCCCTCGCACCACCGCGTGCACCACGCCTCCCAGGGCGGCTACCTCGACCGCAACTTCGGCGGCATCCTCATCATCTGGGACCGCATGTTCGGCTCCTGGGTCGCCGAGACCGACCGTCCCGTGTACGGCCTCACGAAGAACATCCACACGTACAACCCGCTGCGCGTGGCGACCCACGAGTACGCCGCCATCGCCAGGGACCTGAAGGCGGCCACCGGTTGGCGCGAGCGGGCCGGACGCGTCTTCGGAGGCCCCGGGTGGCAGCCGGCGGCCCCGGCCGCCCCCGAGGCGTCTCCGGCCGTCGTGCCCGCCTCCGACACCCCCGTCCCGGAGCGCGCCGCGTGACGCGAAGGCCCGCGCCGCGGACGGTCCTCGGCGCCTTCGGTGTCGCCGCGCTCGGTGACCTCCTCGCGCTCCTCGTGGACTTCGAGCCGGGTCACGCCGTCTGCAAGCCGCTGCTCATGCCGCTCCTCGCGGCGTACGTTGCCCTGCGGGGCGGGCCGCGGCTGCTGATCGCCGCCCTCCTCTTCGGCTGGGGCGGCGACACCTTCCTGCTCCTCGACGCCGATCCCGCCTTCCTCGCCGGGATGGGCTCCTTCGCCGCGGGGCACGTCTGCTACCTCGTGCTCTTCAAGCGGTACGGACGACGGGCGCCCCGCGCGCGGGGGGCGGGCCTCGTGACCGTGTACGCCCTCGCGCTCGTCGGCACCGTGGCGCTGCTCTGGCCCGACCTGCCGGCCGACATGCGGGGCCCCGTCGCGGGCTACAGCCTGCTGCTCACCGCCATGGCGTTCGGCGCCACCGCACTCGGTCCCGTCGCGGCCGCGGGAGGGGCGCTCTTCCTGCTCTCGGACACCCTCATCGCGACCGGCGTCGCCGAGTGGCCCCAGTTGCCGCGACCCGACTTCGCGATCATGCTCACGTACATCGCGGCCCAGTTCCTGCTGGCCGAGGGGGTGCTGGCGGCTCACCAGCGAATCGGTACCGGCACCGCGGTGAGCAGCGCCGAGAGCACCACGACGACACCCAGCGCGATCACCTCACCGCGCGCGGGAAGGTAGGCCGAGGCGCGGTCCGAGCCGCGCCGCAGCCGACGGCGGGCCAGGACCGCGAGCAGGGCGACGGCCAGGACGAGCAGCACCTTGGCGAGCAGGGTGCGGCCGTAGGCCGTTCCGGTGAGCTGGTCGAGGACCGTGCCCGCCGGCATCCGGCGCAGCGTGCTGCACA
The window above is part of the Streptomyces venezuelae genome. Proteins encoded here:
- a CDS encoding SDR family oxidoreductase, with translation MDLGLENRVYVVTGATRGLGNATARELVADGAKVVVTGRQQKTVDEAAAELGPNAVGVVADNADPDSAAALVAAAREHFGRFDGVLISVGGPAPGFVADNTDEQWQAAFESVFLGAVRLARTAAAELGEGGVIGFVLSGSVYEPIAGLTISNGLRPGLAGFAKSLADELGPRGIRVVGVLPGRIGTDRMRQLDGLSPDPEATRAANEAGIPLRRYGTPQEFGRTAAFLLSPAASYLTGIMVPVDGGSRAGF
- a CDS encoding glycoside hydrolase family 15 protein, whose amino-acid sequence is MPIEDLALIGDHQTVALVGRDGSIGWLCLPRFDSPACFASLLGDEENGHWRMAPKDAGACTRRAYRSDSLVLDSEWDTEDGSVRVTDFMPQRDRAPDVIRIVEGLKGRVTVRSTLRLRFDYGSVVPWMRQKDGHRVAVAGPDSVWLRSEPSVHTWGHSFGTHSEFTVEEGEKVAFVLTWHPSHEPRPSLVDPYESLEHSLEDWRAWTSLCHYDGPYRDAVIRSLITLKALTYAPTGGIVAAPTTSLPEEPGGVRNWDYRFCWLRDSTLTLGALLAAGFSEEAEAWRDWLLRAVAGNPADLQIVYGLSGERRLPEYEVPWLSGYADSAPVRIGNEAVEQLQLDVYGEVVDSLALADRSGLDTPPHAWHLQLSLLEFLHKKWREPDQGLWEVRGPRRHFVYSKVMVWVAADRTVRALEENPKLRGDVDRWRKLRDEVHREVCERGYDPERNTFTQSYGSAELDASLLLIPRVGFLPPDDPRVVGTIDAVHAELGHGGLLRRYTSDQTAIDGLPGQEGVFVVCSFWLVDALHMTGRTKEARELFERLLALRNDVGLLAEEYDPSSRRQLGNFPQAFSHIGLVNTALALYGADAGD
- a CDS encoding SURF1 family protein produces the protein MYRFLLSRQWVILTLIALVLIPVMVELGFWQLHRHENRVAQNQRISDALNADPVPAEKLTSPGHEVPKEDLYRRVSAKGTFDPRHEVVVRRRTNSDDAVGFHVLTPFVLDDGKVLLVNRGWIPADGPQTAFPKIPAPPKGEITVTGRLMADETSAASGIKDVRGLPDRQIMLISSGQQADALGKEVLGGYVELSAPEAKGGSPELIGEPDHSSIGAHMAYAVQWWLFATGVPIGWVVLVRRERRDRTAAAEATAPEATPAAV
- a CDS encoding DEDDh family exonuclease, with translation MLEDRTTAASAVPWPAAYPTGYAVVDVETTGLARDDRIVSAAVYRVSARGDIEDHWYTLVNPQRDPGPVWIHGLTSEMLADAPLFEDVAEEFAARLDGRVLVAHNAVFDWSMIAREYARAERTAPVRQRLCTIALSKELALPLPNHKLESLAAHFGVEQRHAHNALDDARVLAEAFRPSLLAAAGGNVRLPLLECRPLTEWSDGAPRIVRQATGPTPASSYRPGSWRPSRKRPPCPYPNPGRYEPGKPLKQGMRVAFSGDTSVERELLEDRAVEAGLHIATSVSRLTSLLVTNDPDSGTSKTVKARSFGTPVIDEAAFGQLLQDVTPATES
- a CDS encoding TetR/AcrR family transcriptional regulator; translation: MKGKETRTQLNRAVVLDTAAHLVKRHGPQALTMRALAAELGTAVTSIYWHVGNRESLLDALVERTLADLGEIRATGRTPVQRVASVARALRHQLLDHPHLVAMVHERGLTERMFLPAQRTLVHEVHEAGLRGARAAEAVRAVQVHVVGHVLVERARARAPVQRPGEEELWTAQAAEQDGALARALAGPVDPDAVFAASVRALVAGLLGPAP
- a CDS encoding acetoacetate decarboxylase family protein; translated protein: MARIRYGARDEAEIAAARTASSKLPDIWSTGVVAVWESDPDVVAAVLPPPLKPTGRPLVRVNISKVDLPGYPLGAGSVAVAAEHGGVEGWYPLVMPMTHERALIGGREVFGEPKKLGEVEVERDGLVVRARLARHGIAFVEVRGAVSGALPLPEPTQKTDFYFKFLPAVDGSGFDADPVLVHCVRNEKVRKLEAVTGDVVLRESMYDPVADLPVRSLVEITIGEKTTDQQGRVVERVSAQSLLPYIHQRYDDPAQILDGPPEGSA
- a CDS encoding SDR family NAD(P)-dependent oxidoreductase, which codes for MELHAGQVAVVTGAASGIGLAMARRFAADGLRVVLADVEESALEKAAASLREDGATVHARVVDVGVREQVFALAEEAYDRFGAVHVLCNNAGVGSGAEGRMWEHEPNDWKWAFEVNVWGVFHGIQAFVPRMIAGGEPGHVVNTSSGDGGIAPLPTASVYAVTKAAVVTMTESLYAHLKAEHARVGASVLFPGPHMLRTGLWESHRNRPDRYAKSRPRRTPYRSLDQWETAMKEAGQEIEFTPVEEVADFVAEGIAAGRFWLLPESEHSDRQIRARSRSMLDRADPAYLENFILD
- a CDS encoding amidohydrolase family protein, producing MSAQDPQDPYLIISSDCHAGLPTEEYRPYLDRRFHRDFDDFLGERGARREEATRLGIRNDAFAAKWFQDNEEGLRGGWDAAQRLKELDGDGVAAEVVFPDADAVDSRTAAPFGVGLGLSGDQDPELGMAGAQAHNRWLADFVSEQPERHCGVALLPITGDVDRVVAEVHRAKESGLGALMIPSMWVDKAPYHDRRYDPVWAAAAECAMPVVTHSGAAPRHEYGDHLGIYVSEVTWWPARPLWFMLWSGVFERHPGLRFGVAESGCWWLPNLLWFMDRLYLGAHGGKKLSPFEELKRPPHEYLDRQIFVCATNTKRRELAQRYEIGVDNILWGSDFPHPEGTWPATRAWLRKTFHDIPVAETRRMLGLAAAEVFGFDTAALAPLARRIGPTPADLGQDADQTSVEASWARSREVGRHWLTDHDFPVLGADA
- a CDS encoding amidohydrolase family protein, which gives rise to MSAPRTTEDRYTVISADCHAGADLLDYRPYLESRHHDAFDAWAATYVNPYEDLLADTADRNWNSDRRVAELEADGIVAEVVFPNTIPPFFPSASLMAPAPTREEFEQRWAGLRAHNRWLADFCAAAPGRRAGVFQILLNDVDRAVEEIHRSVEAGLTGGLMLPGTPPGSGLPELYSAAYDPIWAACADLGVPVNHHAGSASPPLGEEPAARAVFMVETTWFSHRALWHLAFGGAFRRHPELKLVLTEQGSGWVPGVLDMLDYYHGRLVAAARRTGGAGTADTAESKFGAGLADAMGKGPSEVWRDNCFVGASFMRPHEAALRDRIGLDKIMWGSDYPHDEGTYPYSREGLRIAYAGLPREEIAAMVGGNAAGVYGFDLDRLGEIAARVGPTVGELDEPLKETPADATSPVFATGGSVRVW
- a CDS encoding sterol desaturase family protein yields the protein MSPNLPDVVLWSIPAFVLLTVVEIVSHRIHPDDDAAGYETKDAATSITMGLGSLVFDFLWKIPIVAIYSGVYALTPLSVPILWWTIPLMLLAQDFFYYWSHRGHHVIRVLWACHVVHHSSEKFNLTTALRQPWTSLTVWPFYLPLIALGVHPAALAFCSSANLVYQFWIHTERIGKLPRPVEYVFNTPSHHRVHHASQGGYLDRNFGGILIIWDRMFGSWVAETDRPVYGLTKNIHTYNPLRVATHEYAAIARDLKAATGWRERAGRVFGGPGWQPAAPAAPEASPAVVPASDTPVPERAA